Sequence from the Sphingomonas sp. SORGH_AS_0950 genome:
CTATACCATCTATGGCTGGCGCCAGGTGCCGGTCGACGTCTCGGTCATCGGGCTGAAGGCGCAGGCGACCCGGCCGGAGATCGAGCAGATCATGATCGCCGGGCCGATGCCCGACGAGGTTGATGCCGCCGAGTTCGAGAAGAACCTGTACCTGGTCCGCCGCCGCATCGAAAAGCGGGTGATCGCGGCGCAGATCAGCGGCTTCTATATCTGTTCGCTGTCCTGCCGCTCGATCATCTACAAGGGGCTGTTCCTCGCCGAGAGCCTGTCGGTCTTCTATCCCGACCTGCAGGACCACCGGTTCGAGAGCCGGGTGGCGATCTTCCACCAGCGTTATTCGACCAACACCTTCCCGCAATGGTGGCTGGCGCAGCCCTTCCGCTGCCTGGCGCATAACGGTGAGATCAACACGATCCGCGGCAACAAGAACTGGATGCTCAGCCACGAGATCCGGATGGCCTCGATCGCGTTCGGCGACAATTCGGAGGACATCAAGCCGGTGATCCCGGCGGGCGCGTCCGACACGGCCGCGCTGGATGCCGTGTTCGAGGCGATCTGCCGGTCGGGCCGCGACGCGCCGACCGCCAAGCTGATGCTGGTGCCCGAGGCGTGGCAGAAGGACCTCGACACGCCCAAGGCGCATGCCGAGATGTACCAGTATCTCGCCTCGGTGATGGAGCCGTGGGACGGCCCCGCCGCGCTGGCGATGACCGATGGCCGCTGGGCGGTGGCGGGCATGGACCGCAACGCGCTGCGCCCGCTTCGCTACACGCTGACCGCCGACGGGCTGCTGATCGTCGGGTCGGAAAGCGGCATGGTGGTGGTGCCCGAGGCGACCGTCACCGCCAAGGGCCGGTTGGGGCCGGGGCAGATGATCGCGGTCGATCTGGCCGAGGGCAAGCTGTACGACGACCGCGCGATCAAGGACCAGATCGCGGGCGAACAGGACTATGCCGCGATGATCGGCGAGTTCCTGACCATGGACCAGCTGCCCGCTCCTTCGGAAGAAGAAGCACTGGTGCGCATGCCGCGTGCCGAAATGCTGCGCCGTCAGGTCGCCGCCGGTCAGACCATGGAGGATATGGAACTGATCCTGTCGCCCATGGCCGAGGGCGGCAAGGAGGCGATCGGCTCGATGGGCGACGACACGCCGCTCGCCGTCATCTCCGACAAGCCGCGCCTGATCAGCCAGTTCTTCCGCCAGAACTTCAGCCAGGTGACGAACCCGCCGATCGACTCGCTTCGCGAACGCTATGTGATGTCGCTCAAGACCCGGTTCGGCAATCTCGCCAACATCCTCGACACCGAGGATCGGCGCGAGCGGGTGCTGGTGCTGCCGTCCCCGGTCCTGACCGGCGCCGACTGGCATAGGCTGAAGACGCATTTCGGCCGCTCGGCGGCGGAAATCGACTGCACCTTCGAGGCCGATGGCGGTCCCGACCGGCTGCGCGCCGCGATCCAGCGAATCCGCAACCAGGCCGAACAGGCGGTGCGCGAAGGGCGCTCCGAGCTGTTCCTGACCGACGAGCATGTCTCCGAAGACCGCGTCGCGATCGCGGGCGTGCTGGCGGCGGCGGCGGTGCACACGCATCTCGTCCGCCGGGGCCTGCGCTCTTACGCCTCGATCAACGTCCGGTCGGCCGAATGCCTCGACACCCATTATTACGCGGTGCTGATCGGCGTCGGCGCGACCACGGTGAACGCCTATCTGGCCGAAGCCGCGATCGTCGACCGGCATGGCCGCGGGCTGTTCGGCGACCTGACCATCGACCAGTGCCTGGCCAACCATCGCACCGCGATCGAGGATGGCCTCCTCAAGATTATGGCCAAGATGGGGATCGCGGTGATCTCCAGCTATCGCGGCGGCTACAACTTCGAGGCGGTCGGCCTGTCGCGTGCGCTGGTCAACGACCTGTTCCCCGGTATGCCTGCCAAGATCTCGGGCGAGGGCTATAACTCGCTCCATTACTCGGCGATGGTCCGTCACGAAGCGGCCTGGGACCAGCATGTCGCGACGCTGCCGATCGGCGGCTTCTATCGCCAGCGCGATGGCGGCGAGACGCACGCCTATTCGGCGCAGCTGATGCACCTGTTGCAGACGGCGGTCGCGACCGACAGCTATTCGACGTACCTGCAATTCGCACGCGGCGTCGGCGACCTGCCGCCGGTCTATTTGCGCGACCTGCTCCAGTTCAACTTCCCGAACGAGGGCGTGCCGGTCGACCAGGTCGAGGCGATCACCGAAATCCGCAAGCGCTTCGTGACGCCGGGCATGTCGCTGGGCGCGCTGTCGCCGGAAGCGCACGAAACGCTGGCGATCGCGATGAACCGGATCGGCGCGAAGGCGGTGTCGGGTGAGGGCGGCGAGGACAAGCTGCGCTATCAGCCATACGATAATGGCGACAACGCCAACTCGACGATCAAGCAGATCGCGAGCGGTCGCTTCGGCGTCACGGCGGAATATCTGAACGCCTGTGACGAGATCGAGATCAAGGTCGCGCAGGGTGCCAAGCCCGGCGAGGGCGGGCAGCTGCCCGGCTTCAAGGTGACCGAGTTCATCGCCAAGCTGCGCCATGCGACGCCGGGCGTGACATTGATCTCGCCGCCGCCGCACCACGACATCTATTCGATCGAGGATCTCGCGCAGCTCATCTATGACTGCAAGCAGATCAACCCGCGTGCGCGCGTCTGCGTGAAGCTGGTGAGCTCGGCGGGCATCGGTACGGTCGCGGCGGGCGTGGCCAAGGCGCATGCCGACGTCATCCTGGTGTCGGGCCATGTCGGCGGCACGGGCGCCTCGCCCCAGACCTCGATCAAATATGCCGGTACGCCCTGGGAAATGGGTCTGTCGGAGGTCAACCAGACGCTGACCCTGAACGGTCTGCGCGGGCGTATCCGCCTGCGGGCGGACGGCGGCCTCAAGACCGGGCGCGACATCGTGATCGCGGCGATCCTGGGTGCGGAAGAGTTCGGCATCGGCACGCTGAGCCTCGTCGCGATGGGCTGCATCATGGTGCGTCAGTGCCATAGCAACACCTGCCCGGTCGGCGTCTGCGTGCAGGACGAGCGGCTTCGCGCCAAGTTCACCGGCACGCCCGAAAAGGTCATCAACCTGATGACCTTCATCGCCGAGGAAGTCCGCGACATCCTGGCGCGCCTCGGCGTGCGCTCGCTGGACGAGGTGATCGGGCGCACCGAGCTGCTGCGCCAGGTCAGCCGCGGTGCCGAGCATCTCGACGATCTCGACCTCAACCCGGTGCTGGCGAAGGTCGATGCGACCGATGCCGAGCGGCGGTTCAGCCTGTCGACCTTCCGCAACGAAGTGCCCGACAGCCTGGATGCGCAGATCATCAAGGACGCGAGCGCCGTCTTCTCGCGCGGCGAGAAGATGCAGCTGACCTATTCGGTGCGCAACACGCACCGCGCGGTCGGCACCCGCCTGTCGTCGGAGATCACCCGCAAGTTCGGCATGAGCAAGCTGGCCGACGGCCACGTCACCGTGCGGCTGCGTGGGAGCGCGGGCCAGTCGCTGGGCGCGTTCCTGTGCAAGGGCGTGACGCTGGAAGTGTTCGGCGATGCCAATGACTATGTCGGCAAGGGCCTGTCGGGCGGCACCATCATCGTGCGCCCGGCGGTCAGCTCGCCGCTGGCCAGCCAGAAGAACA
This genomic interval carries:
- the gltB gene encoding glutamate synthase large subunit, with protein sequence MTDQRQYLAEHGMYRPEFEGDACGVGMVAATDGQPSRRVVQSAIDALKAVWHRGAVDADGKTGDGAGLHVDLPHRFFDDAIAASGHKVLPNRLAVGMIFMPRTDLGAQETCRTIVESVIIEAGYTIYGWRQVPVDVSVIGLKAQATRPEIEQIMIAGPMPDEVDAAEFEKNLYLVRRRIEKRVIAAQISGFYICSLSCRSIIYKGLFLAESLSVFYPDLQDHRFESRVAIFHQRYSTNTFPQWWLAQPFRCLAHNGEINTIRGNKNWMLSHEIRMASIAFGDNSEDIKPVIPAGASDTAALDAVFEAICRSGRDAPTAKLMLVPEAWQKDLDTPKAHAEMYQYLASVMEPWDGPAALAMTDGRWAVAGMDRNALRPLRYTLTADGLLIVGSESGMVVVPEATVTAKGRLGPGQMIAVDLAEGKLYDDRAIKDQIAGEQDYAAMIGEFLTMDQLPAPSEEEALVRMPRAEMLRRQVAAGQTMEDMELILSPMAEGGKEAIGSMGDDTPLAVISDKPRLISQFFRQNFSQVTNPPIDSLRERYVMSLKTRFGNLANILDTEDRRERVLVLPSPVLTGADWHRLKTHFGRSAAEIDCTFEADGGPDRLRAAIQRIRNQAEQAVREGRSELFLTDEHVSEDRVAIAGVLAAAAVHTHLVRRGLRSYASINVRSAECLDTHYYAVLIGVGATTVNAYLAEAAIVDRHGRGLFGDLTIDQCLANHRTAIEDGLLKIMAKMGIAVISSYRGGYNFEAVGLSRALVNDLFPGMPAKISGEGYNSLHYSAMVRHEAAWDQHVATLPIGGFYRQRDGGETHAYSAQLMHLLQTAVATDSYSTYLQFARGVGDLPPVYLRDLLQFNFPNEGVPVDQVEAITEIRKRFVTPGMSLGALSPEAHETLAIAMNRIGAKAVSGEGGEDKLRYQPYDNGDNANSTIKQIASGRFGVTAEYLNACDEIEIKVAQGAKPGEGGQLPGFKVTEFIAKLRHATPGVTLISPPPHHDIYSIEDLAQLIYDCKQINPRARVCVKLVSSAGIGTVAAGVAKAHADVILVSGHVGGTGASPQTSIKYAGTPWEMGLSEVNQTLTLNGLRGRIRLRADGGLKTGRDIVIAAILGAEEFGIGTLSLVAMGCIMVRQCHSNTCPVGVCVQDERLRAKFTGTPEKVINLMTFIAEEVRDILARLGVRSLDEVIGRTELLRQVSRGAEHLDDLDLNPVLAKVDATDAERRFSLSTFRNEVPDSLDAQIIKDASAVFSRGEKMQLTYSVRNTHRAVGTRLSSEITRKFGMSKLADGHVTVRLRGSAGQSLGAFLCKGVTLEVFGDANDYVGKGLSGGTIIVRPAVSSPLASQKNTIIGNTVLYGATSGKLFAAGQAGERFAVRNSGATVVVEGCGANGCEYMTGGVAVVLGQVGANFGAGMTGGMAFIYDEEDRFARRANPENIVWQRLASAHWEGVLRDLVEQHAAATDSKWSKGLLEDWDRVAGHFWQVCPKEMLTRLAHPLDDSVEAVAAE